The region TTTGAACAGGCGATGACCCTGATCAAGGCGGCGCGGATCGGCATCGCCAATCTGCGCAACAGCCTCACCGAGGTGTATGGCGTGATCAAGGAACAGCTCAAACCGCTGATCGAGCAGTACCGGCAGATCACCGATCTGGTCAAAGCGGTCAAGGAGTTGCCCAAGGAAGTGGCGACGGAATTCAAAGGCTTGCTGGGCGATATCAAGTCGCTCAAGGACTTCGCGAAGGAGGGCTATCGTGGCTTGATTGCCGACGTCTCCCAACAACTCGAAGACATCCGCAAGGCCGATGCGCCGAAGCTCACCACCGGCAAGGACACCACCGCCGCCGCGCAAGCCGTGGCCGATCTGGTGCAGGACACGCTGTTGGTCAAAGTGGCGCAATTTGTCGCGTCGATGCCGGTGGCCACCAAACCGGTGAAGACACCGTCGACACCGTCACTGGAGCAACAGGCGACGCAACCGGTCGTTCGTAACGAAGTGCCGGTCATCAACGATCTGCAAGTGCTGCAAAAGGCACTGGCCGCAGCGATCAACCCGATGCTGGACAAGGCCGGTCCCGCGCATTACCAAGCCATCGACGATGTGAAGCAGGCGTTGATCGCGCACCTCAAAGCCGTGGCTTCGTCCGGTGTGCGCCAGGTCAACAAGTCTTTCCAGGACAGCCTTCCGGCGCTGGTCGTGGCCTACAAGCAATTTGCCGATGCAACCCGGGTCGATGAAGTGACCCAGAGCAACGGTATTGCCCATCCGGGGTTCTTGCCGAACGCAGTGAAAGTCTCCGGGGAGTGAGTCATGAACGAGATGGACAACCGCGTCACGCTGACGGTCGGCGGGATGGAATACGGCGGCTGGAAAAGCGTGGAAATCAGCGCGGATCTTGAGCGTCAGTTCCGTACGTTCAAACTCAACATCACCTGGCAATGGCCGGGGCAGACCGTGGATCAGCGGATCAAACCCGGGGACGCCTGCGAAGTGCGGATCGGCAAGGATCTGGTGCTCACCGGTTACGTATTCAAGGCCCCGATCAGCTATGACGGGCGGCAGATCAGCCTGAGCATCGAAGGCAGTTCGAGCACCCAGGATCTGGTGGATTGCGCCGCGACCAATCGTCCGAATCAGTGGCACGGCCAGTCGTTGTTGAGCATCGTCGAAGCGCTGGCGATGAACTACGGCCTGTACGTGGTCAGCGAAATTCCCGAGACCGCCCGGCTCAGCAGTCACACGATTGTGCCGGGGGA is a window of Pseudomonas sp. 10S4 DNA encoding:
- a CDS encoding DNA circularization protein codes for the protein MNWRDRLLPASFRGVGFWIDQAKTPVGRKGQLHEYPQRDLPFFEDLGQQAKTHDLTAFIVGPDCLEQRDKLLKALEQGSGELVHPWLGRLQVKVGECDMTHTRQDGGLVTFALKFYPDQPLPFPTATVSTQKVLLAKADTLLGSAVARFEQAMTLIKAARIGIANLRNSLTEVYGVIKEQLKPLIEQYRQITDLVKAVKELPKEVATEFKGLLGDIKSLKDFAKEGYRGLIADVSQQLEDIRKADAPKLTTGKDTTAAAQAVADLVQDTLLVKVAQFVASMPVATKPVKTPSTPSLEQQATQPVVRNEVPVINDLQVLQKALAAAINPMLDKAGPAHYQAIDDVKQALIAHLKAVASSGVRQVNKSFQDSLPALVVAYKQFADATRVDEVTQSNGIAHPGFLPNAVKVSGE